Part of the Vicia villosa cultivar HV-30 ecotype Madison, WI unplaced genomic scaffold, Vvil1.0 ctg.002171F_1_1, whole genome shotgun sequence genome is shown below.
AACAAAAGTGAGTAGTTACAAAATCAACAATTGTGTTGTCCCTTGGAAACATATAGAAAGTCGTATGCACTCAAGTACACTACAAGCAACGTCCTGCCCTAACTAGTCACCTCAAGTCACGCGCCCGAAAGAAGCCGCAAAACGTTCCAATGATGGGAAGGCATTCAATGCGCTCGTTCCCCACGAATTTCTTAATAGACTTTAAGCGTTTCCACTTCTGATTTAAAGCGAACAACATTCTCATAGGTCGGCCACAATCACTAAAGACTTCCATGGCTTATTAAAGTCCGACAAATATTGGGGGCAACTGTTCTTAGTCGGACAAAATCTCAgaaagcaaaggttcaaattgATATCAATCCACTTCAAATTACCCAAGTATAATAAGTCATCACACAAGTTATTCAATATACACTTTTTTATCTCCACTTTTATTACACTTATCTTGAATTCTGAATTTATTTCTCATCAGAGATCAGCAACATATATTTAAAATTCCTCAGCATAATCTAAATGTAGTTCATGAATGAAGTAATTTCTTAATTATATTTCACAATAactcataaaatagaaaaactattaaaacacaattttaccaATTCCCCTTCTAACAAATACAAAATGAAACTACCCAAATATTTCCTCTAGCTCGTGACAATAGTATATAAATTGTACGAACACCAATATATAAATGCAAGCATATAGAAccaaaaaatctaataaaaaacaCTGCTCTTgtaaaaagaatagaaaaagaagAAACATTGCTGACTCCTTTATCCCTGGTGTTCCAGTCTTCACATAGCTCTACTTCCCAACCTTATAATGAAAAAGATTATTTGTACAAAAACAACAAGTTCACTATAGAACACAATGCAATATGGTATCTCATTTAGTATATTgcaaacaagaacaagaacaagagcaTAAATATGAACATATATACATTTATGCATATACCATAttcaaatttcaaagttcaaactaCATTTTTGTCATCCGAAAAAAACCCTACTCATCTTGATCTACCCATCCATCCCATCCATTAATTCCCAATACAGGCTGGCATCTTGGTCACGATAATGATCGCAAGATCCGTACCCATATTCGAAACAAAAACACCGGAAGACACACCTAAGATtattatgataataaaaaaataaaacatgagtTCATGTTCCTTAAACATTGTTTCTGATCATGTTCTCAGCGATCTGACCCAACGACTGTAAATTACAACGTACGATAGTGTCAACAAAAACGCACGTTTCCTCCTTCGTATTCCCTTGCGGTACATCAACGACGTATGACTCAATGACAAGTGTCCTGTTTCCGTCTACCGAATGAAGCGTCGTCACCGACCGATAGTTTCTCAGACGGTGTTCCCCACCGACAATGCTGAAGCTGATGACGTGTCTCTCATCGTCGAGAATCTCCAACCGCTCTGTGCTCGACTCAGCTGGTAGCCCGGAAACCACGCGAACTTCGCGGACTGCACCGACGTTAATGCCGTCTCCGGTAATGACGTGGCAACTTTTTACGAAGTTCTTGTATCCTTGCGGGTTGTCGAAGCGTCGAACCACCGGCCATACCGCGGAGACGGGTGCGTCGATGTTTTGAGTCACGACGGAGCAACACTGGTTGGATCCCAGTCCCACCATATGCGCGTGGTGAAGACGACGCGCTGCCGTGGGTGGTGGTGGAGTTTGTGGCTGTTTAGGACAGTTTACACCGTTGGCGATGGCTGCTGAAGCGGCTGCATCGGTTGAAGGATTGAATCTCTCAAGCTGAAGAGAAGaaggcatttttattattttttttataaatatttaaaagagaaaataagaaaaaaagtgtGTGAGAAATGAGAATGTGTGATATTGATttattgatgaagaagaagaagaaaatgaagaaacctTTATATTGTGTGAGTAATATTTTTGTAGTACAAGTTGGAATAGATTTGGTGTTgagggttttttttttctttgttctttTTCAGCTTCGAGAGATAAGAGCGAAGCTGAGAAAGGAAGAGATAATAATAGGTAGGAATGGGATTGAGGTTGGTTTGTTTGGTTATACAAGGTTGtttttgttattgattttttGCAAAGCCACGAAGGAGCTTACGCATGGTTATGCAAGTGGATCATCAACTTGCAAGTGTATTTGGTCTTAGTTTTATCATTTATCccattttttctttatttcaaaCTTCAACCTTTTGCTTCTCTCCCTCCATCTCTATTATTTTATTGTTCACTTGtatataattagtttttttttttttttaatttgccaACTTCTTTCCTATGGATCCCACCATACTTTTTActattgtattttctttattttttaggtATTGTATTGGTTTTtctttataaatacaataaattaAATTGCACAATAATAatcttttaatttagtttttcaaaatttcttggattatatatatatatatatatatatatatacactttgaTCCATGTTCTGGGTCGTCTAAAAAAGGAAAATGTTTAATAATGATGCAATGTAGCATTTAGAGTATTTAGCGTATAATAAGTAGACTATTTTTTCATCGAACATGCATCCCTTACGGGAGTGTTCTACCAACCGTTCAGATTAATCTTACAACTAATTGCATCTCATGCCTTGCCACATGTGATAAGCTGCCAATCATTTCTCCTGTTTAAAGAGGGAAGCGTGTCATTTTTCAAGTATTCAAATCCTCTCTAGTTCAAACATCATTTTTCAGTATCATACTGACTTGGGTGTTGAGTGTTGATATGTTAATTTTGCAGTTCAGTCTCTCACCATCATATCAGAAAGCTAAGAACCACTGCATCACACTTTAAATCCTTACACTCCGATCAACTCTAGTTCTACTTCGAAACATTTGCACCATCTGtgagaataaaattttgattctTATGATTCTCCACGATTAAACTTCATCTAATTCAATTGAGTCTCCTTTGTTAAAAATTTGCATCTCATCCATTCGAAGCATAGATTTCCATTTCCTAATATTCTACTAAATTCCAACTTATTATTCTTCAAATCCTTACAGTACTACATATAATATGTTTCATGGCAAAGCTTTCACCTCGACTTGTCAATAACCGTGGTATATGTCATTCACCATAACTTGTTGTTTTAATCTTTAATCATGTCCATGCAATGTGTTAGAAATGGTAACATTGTGTCTTcttattatcttattatttgGGTTTTAATTTGTGTTAGAAATAGTAACATTGTGTTATTACTTAAGTGTTGTGTGTGTTTCTATGTTCTGAATCATTTTGGATGACGTGTTGTGTGATGTGACTTTGAAATTCATGTTGGGGTCTCTGTTATATGttcctttttttaatttacaCATACATGGGCGATTCGACAAACATCTCTCATACAACATATGTTGCAACCTCTTTTAatacaaaaagtaaaagaaaaactaGAGATGCCacatgtaacatcccgaaaattcttatttaattaatttaattaaattttaaattaattattggaaattagcattttatcgaattatgtggaaaattataaaatgttaagttattgggccatgtGGTGGAATTAGTAAGGTGGAGGTGTAAttgtgaaggagcccattactaatttattttatgtttcataaaataaggaaaacaaGAGGGGAAagaaattagaacgtgaaaacaagaagttgtgagaagagggaGAGctgaggaacgtgaaggagaaccaaagaggaagaagacctattcaagaatttggctaaggtaaggggagacttatctgattagcatctattatcgggttaggggttgataatactgaataggtgtagaattcgggtcgattgagtcatatgatagatttagggattgagtcaaattgtatgatgtttgatcccctatgtttgaatccatgatgtttgtgttgttatggtctcaattgatgcgtaattggtgtattatgatgtgTATTTCGTGTTGTATGTGCATGCCATTTCCTTAAATTCGTACTGGCATGAATTGAATGAGTTTGGAATGTGcagaatgctgtttttctgcgatttggggtttctgaaaatcgccagttcgcgccgcgtcccagggttggcgccgcgaattgcttggcagaaagccaggaagttttgATGTATTCAGTATGCGCCGCGAGCACATGGTTGCGCCGCGAGCACatggttgcgccgcgaaggcgtactcctTTTCCCGTTTCGCGCCGCGAGCACATGTTTGTGTCGCGAAGTGCTTGGCAGAGGGCCAAGGAGTTTtgagacgctcagttcgcgccgcgaaccaaggttggcgtcgcgtgctgttagtgacagactatttttgaaaagtttaaagatgcataacttttgaaccgttagTCCGTTTTGTgtgtcgtttcgagctaaacgaaccttgtggaataatctatttgatgattaatgatgtgattgtgattgaatgatgcatatatatatatatatatatatatatatatatatatacatgcttgatgatgatgatgattatgacgaAATGAGTatgtgatgatgttactcatagacttgacgatggtataagtatgttcatgtatgtttgcattcattcatattcattgatgatgttgtatccatgatgatgtgttgtatcagtaaagggcatgattcccattgtgtggaatctgtgctggcaggaccgtatcttgatgatgttggatcggtcatgggttattcccatttgatgatgttggtaccacatgtatagtgtcagttcatacatatgcatacttttataacatgattggatgtattccagtgttataattattaatgatgtgttggttgattgttttgtgatgataaaacttgtctgaatgtctgttatgaaacgattgggtgaatgatgcaactatgatgtgtttttgctttataaccttataacatttgttaattatgatgagactcacccttacatgttgtcattttcagattgaggataacggctgttcgactcggtgaggattagctcatgagtcagttatttagATAGCGtctggtgtcatgctctgatatttgtaacactggggacgcgatgtttagagtttatggtttataactctggttatgttttgatgttttggagGATAAGTTTtatagatgttaaacttaatccgtatgatttgattccgctgtgttaacatgaaatgtttttaactgatgatgattgcctcagtgaatgcatgacataactgaacgatgttttatttaattttgaattgtggcacccttattttcatgtactctgaataaacttatttaattgccgcggggttagtaaggggtgttacaccaCAATGTTGAATAAGGTTAAAAAAAACCCGTGAAAGCAGTGTTCACTCCCTTGTTAATTTTGATGCAAGAAACGATAAGGTTTAGATGAAAATATTGATGATTTTAAGAGTTACGTGACATTACAAGGTAGAAGCAACGTGAGTATTTTGATAGATACTTGACACGACATTGACAGTGATTTGAAAGATAGCATATGGACAGATAATTCGATATTTGTTATGAATTTTATGATTTGTTTTACAAGTATAGATGATCAttaatttttttggtttaatattaatatataagggtgttcgcggtgcggtttggacgATTTTAACTCTAAAAATCATCCGAACTGCAAGAGGAAAAAATGTGCggttcggttgactttcaaaaattaaatcgaatcaaatcaaactaatatggtttggattggttcggttttttacaaaaaaaaattattgagccaTAGATACACATATAgaggaaaatataattttgtgtttaatcgTTTAAACAATACCATAAAAAGTTTATGATTGTCAAAATAGGTTTATAATTTGATACATAAAATTGTGTCTTCCAATTTTATCTTAGATCTAAAGAGTTatatacatgaaattgcattcttacaataaaacatattttgtcaaaatagtatttataaaagaataatattttgttttttcttgatgatatgtaatttaaaataagtatcatacaaagaatatgataaaatatgaaaataatactTGTTGATTTCTCTAAAGAATTAAAGGAATATATGTTGGTTAGTAAAATTTTATAAcataatgttgtttgatttggtttggttcggtttgcaatatacaaaccgcaaaccgaatcgAACTGCGTGGTTCCATTAGAAAATGACCCAAACACATTCGAaccaaatgtggttttttgcggtttcggtttggttcgaTTCGGTTTGGCGGTTTTCTTTTGGTCCGGTTCGATTTTGAACGCTTCAGCTAATATCAACTATATTATGTAAACATAGGATGTGTTTATTGTTCTAGAGGATAAtatgttgaaaaagaaatggcTTGCATATGTTGGTGAGCGTTGGAGGGGTTTTAAGACACAACCCACACCTGATTATATAAATCATTCAGGTGATAACGAAGTGCCTCCATAcatgaaatatttatttatcaataaGAAAGTTTGAGAGAATTTGGTAAAGTTGATCTTTTATATGTGGTGTGGGATGTATTGGTTGAACAAGCCAAAGTTGGTATCTTCATTCCACAAGATCGTCATGGCATCTTTGTAGAAGTGATTGGAACTGAGGAGCGTGTTGGACATGTCTGTGGTCATGGAAGAGGCGTCGACTTGAAGTTATTTTTTGGACCATCGCTAGCGATTAACGAAGTAAATCAtaagaaagaaattgaagagatAGTTGCTGAAAAATATGAGGGATGTATTAGAACGGGAGCAAGACAAATGGATACAGGAGGTGACGGAGAAATAGACTAAGGAGAAACGTGTGAGGGTGCATCAGGAGGAGCAGAAGAGGTTGTTACAAGAGGTGCAGGAGATGGTCTAGGAGGAGTGTACCCGCAATGTGATCGAAGTATAAGTATAAGTTAAAACAAttgtgttgtatgttgttgttattttttgtgtattttaatttttgtaatgtATTTTAGTTGTTTTTATGATGCTAAAATTGAAATCAATAGGTGTACTCAACCACCCAGTTTCAGATCAGTCGGACATGATACTTAAGAAAGTATTTGAGAAAGTTGTTATGGATGATGCGCAATCACGAAAGATAGTTGTTCTGTCCTACAACACAATATTAAGACCACACCACCTCAACTAGATAATACTCGGAGATTATCAAGGATGATAAAGTAGATTCCATACATTTGTGAATTTACATTAAAACATGAACCAAAACAATCTTTTATACTTCATAAGAATTgttttatggaatttttaaagGCAAATGATTGACTAGACATACCCATACTACAATTGTGGTGCTTGTAAGTATAATTTTTACGGTGATTTCAATTTATATTCATTGTTCTCATACTTTAACATAAAGATTTAACTTTTGCATTAACTTTTAATTAGGTCCATGCATGAGacgtgtttacggtgatttcaaTTTATATTCATTGTTCTCAAACCTTATCAAAAACCTTCGCTGGTAATGAAGTAATCCCTGATGTCATCAGTGAAGATCATCCAATCTCGGTCAAGTCGAGTCCCAACTTAAGCAAATCTACCATAAAGACTGAGGACGCAAAGGATCGTCTTCTGGAAGATAAGAAAGTTACGAGTATTGATCCAGAGAAAATGTATCGAAAACTGGAACATCAATAACAGGGAAGACTTATGTGTCTAAGATGAAATCTTTCAAGAAAGATCATGTTCAGATCCATGATTCTGATTCAAATAATGATGAAGATTTGATCAACTTCAAGGATTCAAATAGTGCATACAATTACTGGGTGGTGGAGGTTGTTCCACGATTAGGATAATTATTTTGATTGTGTCCAACCtgacgacatatactacacttcctttCCATTTTTTCATGCGCGTCCATTTCAGTTCTAATATGCGAGCTGTTGGGGCGACCCTTTTTCTTCCTTCGTATCATGTCATTGTGCCAAACTACTTCCCCTTCACACGCAGACCAGTAATCCTCTTTTGTCATCACTGGAAATGCTTCAGTATATACGCCGATCAAGGTATCAGCCTTGTAAACAGGAGATAGCAATATTAAGGCATCTCTGTGAGCATATGCACATGCTGCTATGACATGTGAACAAGGCATTCGAAAGACTTGAAATTTTCCGCAATCGCACCAACCTTCTTGTATTAGGACCTGTTACTCTTGTCTTGGCAACCCCACGTTTATGGTCAATTGTTTTTTGACACTTAAAGTGCGACTAAACAAGTGTGCTCTTGAGAAATAGAATCTATCACCCAGAAATCACTTCTTTTCCTGTATGAAGCTGTCAACCTAAACATACACTCTGCATTTGTACAAGATTTTATACCTCTCCGATTGTATGGTATGAGAACTATGGCAGGTTTGAGAATGCAGGGTTTAAGATTTTTttgattaaattataattaaataaaattttataaaaaattttccACGATAAAGTtgtgataaaatataatttaattcttATTTGTTTTATTACCATTGAATCATAGTTACTCTTTACAAGAGTTTCAAAATTATAAGACTACTATGGGGAGGACAACTGCAAAATCAAATATAtcgaaacaaataaataaatttgttagaatagaatgaattttaattaaaaaattattattttattattaataaaatcttaTAATCCATAAATATTGATTAGATGATAGGTTTAATCTGTACAATTAGTTATAGCATCAATCAAGTTGGATATGTTTAATTCAATTTGTCAATTAGATATGTAGACATGGGCGGCTTGAGGTTCACTGAAACTTCTAATGATAATAGAAATTATTATAAAGAGATAAATATATAAAGTGGGAATCAACTTATTTTAAGGATAAGTTTGAGTTGCCCTGTTTAATAATTAAACgtagaaaatatattttactaatttaattattaaacattttataatattttagagATCAggcttaaaaaattataatttgtgtaattatagaattttaaaatcgttgtatttttaaaaatatataacacattgaattaactaatttttttataaaatatcaaatattttttgttttgggCTAGGTCAACGGCCGCGACCTAAAGAAAGGAACATAGGAGAAGAACATAGGAAATCCAGGTTCAAAATACATTCAACTGCTCCTTACATCTTATGTCTGAAAAATAGCGGGTGGTTATAACCATTCTACTATATAAATGAAAGCGCATCATTTTTCAAGTacacaatttcaaatttaaactTCATTCACTCATCTGACTCACACACTGACTTGAGCGTttgagtgctaaccttgcaggttGGTCCCTCCTTTACCGCATCAGAAGTTCAAGTCTATTGTTGCACctcgtgtagcaacctgccctaaaatttaagcttttagagtcgccacctattctgaagggtgaataggaaaccctacgcagtatagagatcggggtaagttattataatcaggtcgagggaaggtgttaggcaccctcaaccctttcctatggctttgaatctaaggtaacagtttatggctaaaatatttaggttttatagctaaggaattgaatagggggaaaatagagatttgaactgaattgagattttagggggggagactcgccttgttaccaagtgcctacgtatctccttatggagaatcagagtcaacgtagtttgggcgacgggttgtacgccctttgagtttgaaatttgatttggatatggtttgaaggctttttgattggcctatcgtagttttttttgaataaggataaaaatccgtatgtttgatttgttttgaatattttgggtgcacaaccctgatttgatatggcgccgttagatgcagtgaccaatagatttggtcagtatagctaacggattgagggcattgctggttactcagatcgatagattgatcgtcgcgggcagcaaattaaatatattttaattttgtatatttttatctctcgtctaatgcgactaatagatttagtcgggtcgaggagagaattgattaaggattaattacattattttattcagatatttgatcagtacgacatagagagtcgactaattcgaaggcgggatgaaatagatattcatccgccatttatccgaaaatgggaagttagaattgatgtttttattattggatttgattaattaaattaatcgattgttaatcattgcgaccaataggtttagtcggaacgagtaacaaattaaatcctgaAAACTCCGGccaagtggccaatgggattgggcgaaccctaaggGACGAataaacctttctagggtttttatgatttttatagttaaaattaattaaattaattaactcgaataatcgagtaatcaaaataatcgggaaaatattgTACTCCTACCTCTAATCCTAGTTTTAatcctaatcctaaaaaaaagctaattatatacatattaatatatttacaattaaacaattatataattaatatataaataatatagaaATATAAAAGAAACCTGGCTTCAATCCTGTGTGGGGAGCCATTACAAGTGCACCATGGGGAGGCAGCCATCTGGCCTTATGATTTAGGAGTAGCAGCATCCAAGGGCTTGGAATGGAGAGTACATGGCGGTCTCATGTTGGACATGAGCGCTGGATCTCAGAGACAAACATtctcaaaaaacaaataaataggcGAGACCCCCCAGGGATCGAACCCGCGCTATCATGAATCTTGCGTGCTCCTCTTACCACAGAGCCATTTGCCACGCACTGATAGAAGTTGCAACGCAAcagataatgtatttaacaaCATAGACTTATGAATTGAAACGAAAAGACCTGCGCGCCCATTACTGTGCGTCTTCTTCGTGAGCTCTTTTTCTGGAAATACAGATCCTTTTGCCTACGGTTCTGTACGTTGCTACAGGCCTGTCAAAATCAAATAACACAATACACAATAGAAAATCCTAGATAAAGCAACGATTTGACTCGGTTAATCCTCACGAACACAACGGTGGATTTCGCTTGATCTAATTTCTCCTATATCCAGAGTCCCTAATTCAAAACCTAGAACCCCATCAATGGCGGATTCCCTAGCTTGCAATGAAACACGAATTAAACTACGCagaaagttttaaatcatcattcTAAGCACAAAAACATCACCAAAACGCATTCACCATACATGAATCATCGTAATCAAAACGAAAAAAACTTAGCGAACTGTGTAGCTTAATTGGGCCGATTCTTGGTGCTTCTGGACGTGATGACGATTGGGATCTCTTCAAGGAGCATCCAGGGACTGATTAGAGTACTCAAAACACCTCGAAACCTCCTCCAACTCCAAATTCGATTTTCACTTTCTCCTTCAATTTAAGGATTCGGTAGGGATGTTTCTAACAGCAAAACCCTCCTCCCCTCAATCTGCAACCCTTGCGTACTTATATATCACGACAATTTAGGTTAGCCCCGATTCAAGTGAATCTTCAAAATCATCATGGAAGGATTTTATTTGCAAATCACGTCTAAATTTTCCTATCTTGTCAAGATTGGCTCGCGGTTCGATTTTACGTTTCTTGCAGCATAGTTGGGACTTCAAACCCATCCTAAATCCAAGCCCATGCACTTTGActaatttatttcatattttatataattaatctttgatttttataaaaatcaaaaataatttaataaatgagAAATAAAATCTTAACAAAAATATGAATGAACTTAGAGGCCCTATTTAACTCAATAATTCCCCACAAATcgtaataataaaaattgatcctaaataatcctaataattaataaccaacaaaaaaaaatgaataatcaATAGTTTACTAAAAGTGATAAAAAACCCACGGTTAGATAGATTGGGCCAAATGATTGAGCCCAAATACCAGCTAATTGCACACCTAATTTTAATTAAAGGTTTTATAAGAGATCGGGTTTAACAATAGGTATGTTAAACCCTATGACTCCTAATTTCAATACCCTTAAATAATTC
Proteins encoded:
- the LOC131638090 gene encoding abscisic acid receptor PYL4-like yields the protein MPSSLQLERFNPSTDAAASAAIANGVNCPKQPQTPPPPTAARRLHHAHMVGLGSNQCCSVVTQNIDAPVSAVWPVVRRFDNPQGYKNFVKSCHVITGDGINVGAVREVRVVSGLPAESSTERLEILDDERHVISFSIVGGEHRLRNYRSVTTLHSVDGNRTLVIESYVVDVPQGNTKEETCVFVDTIVRCNLQSLGQIAENMIRNNV